One window of the Babesia microti strain RI chromosome IV, complete genome genome contains the following:
- a CDS encoding conserved Plasmodium protein, unknown function (overlaps_old_locusTagID:BBM_III06195), producing MDKSSKTRGIHNACSIGVKRFKDSIEFLNHDFTPSTLALSQTILVPHLADWPQRFDDSFNLKIISHRNSLLLYISQISLLIASTQQVILPLDFQSLKFHSLQSQYPVQLLITSLALIFKLGIPIRTFCIEFELQNGESEKFQKLVELRLVKLIREVEKVFNVPPMVIKMGKSEFHPVKVVSMPLYKIINYLRKNYRSIDSQIAQSPTLLLYRRQLYQLELKMVEQFQGEIEILGLEDLADNLQNLVHKYQQQFMFEGLKIAPKYVNCQSLLQVVHQNFTNRLKSVADGMLAYAVLQGGYYPRHSILKSGLGKMIDFTGRIFPFWLIKLVRKLKLPLTVTFNYLSPDAFGVSNYFQSSYRKVTPDRINYYTTVDSI from the exons ATGGATAAGTCCAGCAAAACACGAGGGATACACAATGCTTGCTCAATTGGAGTCAAGAGATTTAAGGATTccattgaatttttaaatcacGATTTTACTCCATCAACATTAGCTTTGTCGCAGACAATTTTGGTACCTCACCTAGCCGATTGGCCTCAAAG ATTCGACGATAGctttaatttaaaaattatatcacataGAAATTCTCtgttgttatatatttcacaaatatcacTGCTTATTGCATCGACACAACAGGTAATATTGCCACTTGACTTCCAATCTCTGAAATTTCACAGCTTACAATCGCAATACCCAGTTCAGTTGTTAATTACATCATTGGCACTTATTTTTAAGTTGGGTATACCTATTAGGACGTTTTGTATCGAATTTGAGCTACAAAATGGAGAATCTGAGAAATTTCAGAAATTGGTGGAGCTGAGACTAGTGAAACTGATTAGGGAGGTTGAGAAGGTATTTAACGTGCCTCCAATGGTCATTAAAATGGGTAAAAGTGAGTTTCATCCGGTGAAAGTCGTGTCCATGCCACTctataaaataatcaattaccTACGGAAAAACTATAGGTCCATAGATAGCCAAATTGCGCAATCGCCTACACTGCTATTATATCGCAGACAACTATACCAACTTGAGCTCAAAATGGTTGAACAATTTCAGGGTGAAATTGAGATTTTGGGACTTGAAGACCTCGCTGATAATCTCCAAAATCTTGTGCACAAGTATCAGCAGCAATTTATGTTTGAGGGACTAAAAATAGCCCCCAAGTACGTGAATTGTCAGTCCCTGTTACAAGTCGtacatcaaaattttaccaacaGGCTTAAATCAGTGGCGGATGGAATGTTGGCCTATGCTGTACTGCAAGGCGGCTACTATCCTAGACACTCGATCCTCAAGAGTGGCCTTGGGAAAATGATAGATTTTACCGGTAGAATCTTCCCCTTCTGGCTAATCAAGCTTGTTAggaaattaaaattgccattaACAGTGACTTTTAACTACTTGAGTCCAGATGCCTTTGGAGTGTccaattattttcaaaG CTCCTATAGGAAAGTAACGCCAGATAGGATTAATTACTACACAACAGTGGATAGCATTTAA